One genomic region from Homalodisca vitripennis isolate AUS2020 chromosome 6, UT_GWSS_2.1, whole genome shotgun sequence encodes:
- the LOC124364804 gene encoding dnaJ homolog subfamily C member 7 isoform X2, with product MMMSKYKEALEDARRSVTLNPKFTKGWIRVVKCCLALGDTSTTDNALTRLAELEPNNPAVAEERKNLNILKRHEEDVKKAYDKKDYRRVVYYLDRSLDVAPACTRLKVLKAECLAYLGRYQEAQELANDIVSADQTNADAIYVRGMCLYYQDNVERAFSHFQHVLKLAPDHKKAIDIYKKARKMKDLKEQGNEAFNSGKLAEAYSLYSEALTIDPNNISTNSKLYSNRATVSYKLGRLNEAVTDCTAALNLDSKYLKALLRRAKCYMDLEQFEEAVQDYEKVCNLDKSRENKRLLADAKFALKRSKRKDYYKILGVERNASTDDIKKAYRKRALVHHPDRHANASDGEKKEQEKKFKEVGEAYGILSDPKKRARYDNGQDMDEGFDISNDIDPNNVFQAFFGDQSAGGFNFGGGQFPGGFTFHFQ from the exons ATGATGATGTCAAAATACAAAGAAGCTCTTGAAGATGCTCGCAGATCAGTCACTCTCAACCCTAAATTTACCAag GGATGGATCAGAGTGGTGAAGTGCTGCCTTGCCCTTGGTGACACATCAACAACTGACAACGCTCTGACACGACTTGCTGAGTTAGAGCCAAACAATCCAGCTGTGGCAGAAGAAAGAAAAAACCTGAACATACTGAAACGCCATGAAGAGGATGTTAAAAAAGCGTATGACAAAAAGGACTATAGGAGG GTGGTGTATTACTTGGACCGTTCACTAGATGTCGCTCCTGCCTGCACACGATTGAAGGTCTTGAAGGCCGAGTGTCTGGCATATCTGGGTCGCTACCAAGAAGCTCAGGAGCTTGCTAACGACATCGTCTCTGCGGACCAGACCAATGCTGATGCTATCTACGTTCGAGGCATGTGTCTCTATTACCAGGATAATGTGGAACGCGCCTTCTCTCACTTCCAGCACGTTCTCAAACTCGCCCCTGATCATAAAAAAGCCATCGACATCTACAAG AAAGCAAGAAAGATGAAAGATTTAAAGGAACAAGGAAATGAAGCATTTAACAGTGGAAAACTTGCAGAAGCGTACTCCCTATACTCAGAAGCTCTTACAATTGATCCCAACAACATTTCCACCAACTCCAAACTATACAGCAATAGAGCTACAGTTTCATACAAG TTGGGCAGATTAAATGAAGCAGTGACAGATTGCACGGCCGCGCTTAATCTCGACAGCAAGTATCTGAAAGCTTTGTTGCGAAGAGCTAAGTGTTACATGGACCTGGAACAGTTTGAAGAAGCTGTCCAAGACTACGAAAAAGTGTGCAATTTAGACAAATCAAGAG AAAACAAAAGGCTACTTGCTGATGCTAAATTCGCTTTGAAGAGATCAAAACGAAAGGATTACTACAAGATTTTGGGTGTTGAACGCAACGCTTCCACTGATGATATCAAGAAAGCTTATAGAAAACGTGCTCTTGTTCACCACCCTG ATCGACATGCGAACGCCTCTGATGGTGAAAAGAAGGAACAAGAGAAGAAATTTAAAGAGGTGGGAGAAGCTTATGGTATTCTATCTGATCCCAAGAAGAGGGCTCGATACGATAACGGTCAAGATATGGACGAGGGATTTGACATTTCAA ATGACATTGATCCCAACAACGTGTTCCAAGCATTTTTCGGTGACCAATCGGCAGGAGGATTCAACTTCGGTGGTGGCCAGTTTCCCGGAGGCTTCACCTTTCACTTCCAGTAG
- the LOC124364804 gene encoding dnaJ homolog subfamily C member 7 isoform X1, which yields MAVQIETIDLAMDSDEVPDEMIPPNKEKTAELKKDLGNSQYRLKQYSKALPFYTEAIELCPESASYYGNRAACYMMMSKYKEALEDARRSVTLNPKFTKGWIRVVKCCLALGDTSTTDNALTRLAELEPNNPAVAEERKNLNILKRHEEDVKKAYDKKDYRRVVYYLDRSLDVAPACTRLKVLKAECLAYLGRYQEAQELANDIVSADQTNADAIYVRGMCLYYQDNVERAFSHFQHVLKLAPDHKKAIDIYKKARKMKDLKEQGNEAFNSGKLAEAYSLYSEALTIDPNNISTNSKLYSNRATVSYKLGRLNEAVTDCTAALNLDSKYLKALLRRAKCYMDLEQFEEAVQDYEKVCNLDKSRENKRLLADAKFALKRSKRKDYYKILGVERNASTDDIKKAYRKRALVHHPDRHANASDGEKKEQEKKFKEVGEAYGILSDPKKRARYDNGQDMDEGFDISNDIDPNNVFQAFFGDQSAGGFNFGGGQFPGGFTFHFQ from the exons aacTGCTGAGCTCAAGAAAGACCTGGGAAACTCACAGTATAGATTGAAGCAGTATAGCAAGGCTCTTCCATTTTATACTGAAGCCATAG AGCTCTGTCCAGAATCAGCCTCATATTATGGCAACCGAGCAGCTTGTTACATGATGATGTCAAAATACAAAGAAGCTCTTGAAGATGCTCGCAGATCAGTCACTCTCAACCCTAAATTTACCAag GGATGGATCAGAGTGGTGAAGTGCTGCCTTGCCCTTGGTGACACATCAACAACTGACAACGCTCTGACACGACTTGCTGAGTTAGAGCCAAACAATCCAGCTGTGGCAGAAGAAAGAAAAAACCTGAACATACTGAAACGCCATGAAGAGGATGTTAAAAAAGCGTATGACAAAAAGGACTATAGGAGG GTGGTGTATTACTTGGACCGTTCACTAGATGTCGCTCCTGCCTGCACACGATTGAAGGTCTTGAAGGCCGAGTGTCTGGCATATCTGGGTCGCTACCAAGAAGCTCAGGAGCTTGCTAACGACATCGTCTCTGCGGACCAGACCAATGCTGATGCTATCTACGTTCGAGGCATGTGTCTCTATTACCAGGATAATGTGGAACGCGCCTTCTCTCACTTCCAGCACGTTCTCAAACTCGCCCCTGATCATAAAAAAGCCATCGACATCTACAAG AAAGCAAGAAAGATGAAAGATTTAAAGGAACAAGGAAATGAAGCATTTAACAGTGGAAAACTTGCAGAAGCGTACTCCCTATACTCAGAAGCTCTTACAATTGATCCCAACAACATTTCCACCAACTCCAAACTATACAGCAATAGAGCTACAGTTTCATACAAG TTGGGCAGATTAAATGAAGCAGTGACAGATTGCACGGCCGCGCTTAATCTCGACAGCAAGTATCTGAAAGCTTTGTTGCGAAGAGCTAAGTGTTACATGGACCTGGAACAGTTTGAAGAAGCTGTCCAAGACTACGAAAAAGTGTGCAATTTAGACAAATCAAGAG AAAACAAAAGGCTACTTGCTGATGCTAAATTCGCTTTGAAGAGATCAAAACGAAAGGATTACTACAAGATTTTGGGTGTTGAACGCAACGCTTCCACTGATGATATCAAGAAAGCTTATAGAAAACGTGCTCTTGTTCACCACCCTG ATCGACATGCGAACGCCTCTGATGGTGAAAAGAAGGAACAAGAGAAGAAATTTAAAGAGGTGGGAGAAGCTTATGGTATTCTATCTGATCCCAAGAAGAGGGCTCGATACGATAACGGTCAAGATATGGACGAGGGATTTGACATTTCAA ATGACATTGATCCCAACAACGTGTTCCAAGCATTTTTCGGTGACCAATCGGCAGGAGGATTCAACTTCGGTGGTGGCCAGTTTCCCGGAGGCTTCACCTTTCACTTCCAGTAG